A window from Thiomonas sp. FB-Cd encodes these proteins:
- a CDS encoding ParM/StbA family protein, with translation MTAVGIDIGRSGVKIAGPRARVPIFPALACPAVAVEPGPERQRAEHDTVQVDGQAWFVGESAQIHGGATNSTYAGFEASPQYVALAEAALRRATEADGVAPKRIVVGVPSEAGHTERARVESTWRRIAPHAALRVVAQPAGALIAAASDHPRLLEETVIVADVGQYSSDLVISAQGRPMAGSFVSLPGVRFAVQHLAAALRERLVGSPTHDALERALRDGRLPHLLKVHDVHDEAKAAVAAMTALIRAGIQRLMTARQDVQVLLLAGGGAPLLDLDLPSLTAPGGRYAVANGFAMIAQDL, from the coding sequence ATGACAGCAGTTGGAATCGACATTGGTCGCTCGGGCGTCAAAATTGCAGGCCCTCGTGCCCGCGTGCCAATTTTTCCCGCCCTGGCGTGTCCCGCCGTGGCCGTGGAACCGGGGCCCGAGCGACAACGCGCCGAGCACGATACCGTGCAGGTCGATGGACAGGCCTGGTTTGTCGGGGAATCGGCCCAGATCCATGGAGGTGCAACAAACTCCACGTACGCCGGGTTTGAGGCGAGCCCGCAATACGTCGCGCTGGCCGAAGCGGCACTGCGCCGGGCCACAGAGGCAGACGGGGTCGCGCCGAAACGGATTGTCGTCGGTGTGCCGAGCGAGGCTGGGCACACCGAGCGCGCGCGCGTCGAATCCACATGGCGTCGCATTGCCCCACACGCTGCACTTCGTGTGGTGGCCCAGCCGGCTGGGGCGTTAATTGCCGCGGCATCTGACCATCCGCGGCTTTTAGAGGAGACCGTGATCGTGGCCGACGTTGGGCAATATTCAAGCGACCTTGTCATCAGCGCCCAGGGCCGGCCGATGGCCGGCAGCTTTGTCTCCCTGCCAGGCGTGCGGTTCGCAGTCCAGCACCTTGCAGCCGCCCTGCGCGAACGCCTGGTCGGGTCGCCAACCCACGACGCTTTGGAACGTGCTCTGAGGGATGGACGCTTGCCCCATCTCCTTAAAGTCCATGATGTCCACGACGAAGCGAAGGCAGCGGTCGCTGCGATGACCGCCCTGATCCGTGCGGGAATCCAGCGATTGATGACTGCGCGCCAGGATGTTCAAGTGCTGCTCTTGGCGGGTGGAGGAGCGCCACTCTTGGATCTCGATTTGCCAAGCCTCACTGCACCCGGCGGGCGCTACGCCGTGGCGAATGGCTTTGCGATGATTGCTCAGGATCTTTGA
- a CDS encoding phosphatase PAP2 family protein → MTQLDWLRLTNLGDSAVLLPVAALVALWLAARAQTRAVALAWLAVLGLDIAVVAATKVAYMGWGIGLPGFDFIGLSGHTALSFLVWPVLGCLAASRARPGVRFVATALGFGLALAIAISRVAVHAHTPIEAVLGGMVGVSFALAFLWRFGRRLQAPLRGVFVVISLVVLMLPTYGERFPSNPVLARLACALSGRGHFQVRPGPDGQPRQRVCP, encoded by the coding sequence ATGACGCAGCTTGACTGGCTGCGCCTGACCAATCTCGGCGATAGTGCGGTGCTGCTGCCGGTTGCAGCGCTGGTGGCGTTGTGGCTGGCGGCGCGGGCGCAGACCCGGGCGGTGGCCCTGGCTTGGCTTGCGGTCCTGGGTTTGGACATCGCCGTGGTGGCCGCAACCAAGGTGGCCTACATGGGGTGGGGCATCGGCCTGCCGGGGTTTGACTTCATCGGCCTGAGCGGTCATACCGCCTTGTCGTTCCTGGTGTGGCCGGTGCTGGGTTGCCTGGCGGCATCCAGGGCGCGCCCCGGCGTGCGTTTCGTGGCTACGGCCCTGGGGTTTGGCCTTGCCCTGGCGATCGCCATCTCCCGCGTCGCCGTGCATGCGCACACGCCGATCGAGGCCGTCCTCGGCGGCATGGTCGGCGTCAGTTTTGCGCTTGCTTTTTTGTGGCGCTTCGGGCGCCGTCTGCAGGCGCCGCTGCGCGGTGTGTTCGTCGTCATCAGTCTCGTGGTTCTGATGCTTCCGACCTACGGCGAGCGCTTTCCCTCGAACCCGGTCCTGGCGCGTCTAGCCTGCGCGCTCAGCGGGCGCGGACATTTTCAGGTGCGCCCAGGCCCTGACGGACAGCCGCGACAGCGGGTTTGTCCGTAG
- a CDS encoding mannose-1-phosphate guanylyltransferase/mannose-6-phosphate isomerase, protein MPIIIPVLLAGGSGTRLWPLSRELYPKQFLSLVDAQSLLQNTALRAATLPGAGAPLAICGETHRFIVAEQLREAGIQGGKVMLEPQARNTAPAAACAAQWVQAQHGPQAIVLLLAADQVVADVDAFGLAVEAAIDAAQAGCIVSFGIKPTRAETGFGYLRKGDALEPAHGDARAWRIASFVEKPDAARAQAFVDSGEYFWNGGMFAFRADAFLQELARLEPQMADACARAVALSTEDLDFCRLDAAAFAQARSESIDYAVMERTDKAALVPLDAGWDDVGSWRFLQEMSAADAQGNVAHGDVMLQDCKGTSAYADSGLLTLLGVEDLVVVTTRDAVLVADKGRLQDVKAVVERLRSEGRKEAREHTRVYRPWGWYETVAQGPRFLVKHLFVKPGGRLSLQMHHHRAEHWTVVKGVARVVCGERDTLLAEDESTYIPLGHRHRLENPGKIDLELIEVQSGGYLGEDDIVRFEDHYGRGNGD, encoded by the coding sequence ATGCCGATCATCATTCCTGTTCTTCTCGCTGGCGGCTCCGGCACGCGGCTGTGGCCGTTGTCGCGCGAGCTGTATCCCAAGCAGTTCCTGTCGCTGGTGGACGCGCAAAGCCTGTTGCAGAACACGGCGCTGCGCGCCGCAACCCTGCCCGGCGCCGGGGCGCCCCTGGCGATTTGCGGGGAAACCCACCGTTTCATCGTGGCCGAGCAGCTGCGCGAAGCCGGCATCCAGGGCGGCAAGGTCATGCTGGAGCCACAGGCGCGTAACACGGCGCCCGCGGCAGCGTGCGCCGCGCAATGGGTGCAGGCGCAGCACGGGCCACAGGCCATCGTCTTGCTGCTTGCGGCGGATCAGGTCGTGGCCGACGTCGATGCCTTCGGGCTGGCCGTTGAAGCGGCCATCGACGCGGCGCAAGCCGGCTGCATCGTGAGCTTTGGCATCAAGCCCACACGGGCCGAGACGGGATTTGGCTATCTGCGCAAGGGCGACGCGCTGGAGCCCGCGCATGGGGATGCCCGCGCCTGGCGCATTGCAAGCTTCGTCGAAAAACCCGACGCAGCGCGCGCCCAGGCCTTCGTCGACAGTGGCGAGTATTTCTGGAACGGGGGCATGTTCGCGTTTCGCGCGGACGCGTTCCTGCAGGAGCTGGCGCGGCTGGAGCCGCAGATGGCCGACGCGTGCGCCCGCGCCGTGGCGCTCAGCACCGAAGACCTGGATTTCTGCCGGCTCGATGCAGCCGCGTTTGCCCAGGCGCGCAGCGAGTCGATCGATTACGCGGTGATGGAGCGCACCGACAAGGCGGCGCTCGTCCCCCTGGATGCGGGCTGGGACGACGTGGGCTCGTGGCGGTTTCTGCAGGAGATGTCCGCGGCGGATGCGCAGGGCAACGTGGCGCACGGCGACGTGATGCTGCAGGACTGCAAGGGCACGAGCGCCTATGCCGACAGTGGCCTGCTCACGCTGCTCGGCGTGGAGGATCTGGTCGTGGTCACCACGCGGGACGCCGTGCTCGTGGCCGACAAGGGGCGGCTGCAGGACGTGAAGGCCGTGGTGGAGCGCCTCAGAAGCGAGGGGCGCAAGGAGGCGCGCGAGCATACCCGGGTGTACCGCCCTTGGGGCTGGTACGAGACGGTGGCGCAGGGGCCGCGATTTCTGGTCAAGCACCTCTTCGTCAAACCCGGCGGACGGCTGTCGCTGCAAATGCATCACCACCGTGCCGAGCACTGGACGGTGGTCAAGGGCGTGGCGCGCGTCGTGTGTGGCGAGCGCGACACGCTTCTGGCCGAAGACGAGTCCACCTATATCCCTCTGGGTCACCGGCACCGCCTGGAAAACCCGGGGAAAATCGATCTCGAACTCATCGAGGTCCAGTCGGGCGGGTATCTGGGCGAGGACGACATCGTCCGGTTCGAGGATCACTACGGGCGCGGCAATGGGGACTGA